CGCCCACATCGGCGAAGAAGGACGCAGTGGTGCCGGGGGGCCAGGCTGCTCTGCTAGCCCTTGGCGGGCGGCACAGGGGCGGCCTCCTTCAGGCGAAGACAGAGCAAGACGCTGATACCCATCAGCACCGTCAGCACCACCAGCGAAGGCGTCATCGAGCCGGTCTCGGACGAACGGAACGCATCCATCGCCAGGATGAAGACGATGCCTGAGATCTGGCCCATCATCAGCAGCAGCCCGTTGGAGGTCGCCTCGGGCGCGGGCAGCGTGGCTTCGGCGCCGTACTGGAACCCAACGGGAGCCGCGCCCAGCAGGAAGAAGCCCAGCACGAGGCTGGCGACCATCACGCCGGCGAAGCCGGGGGCGAAGGTCATCCCAGCCAGGCCCAGGCAGGCGCCGGCCATCCCGACCACCAGGTACGGCGTGCGTCGCCGGCGCCGATCCGAGAGGGCGGGCAGCACCAGCGCCCCGACGATCCCGGCGGCTACCATCACCCCGCCGATCATTCCTGCCTGCAACGGGCTGAAGCCGCGCGGCCGCAGGATGTCCTCGATCCAGGTGGTGACGCTGTTGAAGATCCCCAGCCCGATGAAGAACACGGCCAGCAACCGCAGGAAGTCAGGACGGCGCAGCATCTGGCGCATCCCGTCAAACACCAGCGCCCGGATCTCCTCGCCGGGTGGACCGGGAGGCGTGGGCGGCCGCTCGCGTGCAACCGCGAAGAAGACCACGGCCACGACGATGGCGGCCACCCCGTAGATCAACAGCATCGAGGCGATGCCGAAACCGGCGGTGAGCAGGGGCGTCAACGCCAGGCCGAGCAGCACGCCGACGAAGATCGCCAGCGTCCCCAGCCCGGAGGCGGTCGCCCGTTCCTCCGGGCCAAACCAGCGGCCGGCGACCTTGGTCACCGCGTTCAGGATGAACGGCTGACCGACGGCAATGCCCAGTTGCGCCAGCAGGACCAGGGTGTACGACGGCCCGACCAGCCCCCGCGCCATGCCGAACACCGCCGTCAGCACCGCGCCCAAGCCCACGGCACGGCGGAAGCCGTACGTGTCGATCGCCCAGGAAGCCGGGATCGATACGATCAGGTACACCAGCATGAAGCTCAGCGAGAGCAATCCGATTTCCAGCTCACTCACGCCGTAGTAGGCCGCCGACTGGCTGGTGATGGCGGCGAAGGTGATCCACGAAAGCTGGTTGACGATCACCACCAGCATGAACGCGCCCAACACCCCCCAGCGCGCCCGGTACAACCGGATCCCGACTTCTTGCGTCATGTGGCGACTCCCCTCTGGGGCATTCGATTGGGCGTGCCCGGGTTCAGTTCGTGGGATGTGTCCCGTTGATCAGGTATGAATGGAGAACTCACCGGTCTCCTGGACATCGACCGGAACACCGTCGATCGCTGAAGGGATCACGTCTGCGGGG
This Anaerolineales bacterium DNA region includes the following protein-coding sequences:
- a CDS encoding MFS transporter; protein product: MTQEVGIRLYRARWGVLGAFMLVVIVNQLSWITFAAITSQSAAYYGVSELEIGLLSLSFMLVYLIVSIPASWAIDTYGFRRAVGLGAVLTAVFGMARGLVGPSYTLVLLAQLGIAVGQPFILNAVTKVAGRWFGPEERATASGLGTLAIFVGVLLGLALTPLLTAGFGIASMLLIYGVAAIVVAVVFFAVARERPPTPPGPPGEEIRALVFDGMRQMLRRPDFLRLLAVFFIGLGIFNSVTTWIEDILRPRGFSPLQAGMIGGVMVAAGIVGALVLPALSDRRRRRTPYLVVGMAGACLGLAGMTFAPGFAGVMVASLVLGFFLLGAAPVGFQYGAEATLPAPEATSNGLLLMMGQISGIVFILAMDAFRSSETGSMTPSLVVLTVLMGISVLLCLRLKEAAPVPPAKG